DNA from Metabacillus flavus:
AGCAGCAAATTGAAGGAACGTATCAAAGAAGGTTTGAACACCAAAATTGGATAGGGCGCTTCCGAAGAATACAGGAGTCAATTCACCTTTTCTAACACGTTCAGGATCAAAATCATTGCCGGCCTCATTTAGAAGTTCAAGCTCTCCCAGCGTGTCCTGGTAGGTTGGATTTTCGTAAATATCAGCTGCTTTTTCTTCCATTTCATTTACTTTATAAACGGTCTCTTCTTCATTCCCATTGAAGCGGACAAATGATTCGGAATAGCGGTCATAAATGCCGAGGAAGCGTTTCCCCATTCCTACCGGCCAGTTCATCGGATAGGACTCGATGCCGAGTACCTCTTCAATTTCCGCCAGCAGTTCAAGCGGGTCACGCCCTTCACGGTCCAGCTTGTTCATGAACGTGAATATGGGGATTCCGCGCATCCGGCAGACTTTAAACAGCTTAATTGTTTGCGGCTCGACCCCTTTTGTTGAGTCGATAATCATCACTACACTGTCAACGGCAGTCAGGGTACGGTACGTATCTTCACTGAAGTCTTCATGTCCGGGAGTATCCAGAATGTTGACGTGAAATTCATGATAAGGGAAGCTCATTACACTGGATGTTACAGAGATTCCGCGCTTTTTTTCAATTTCCATCCAGTCGGATGCTGCGAACTTTCCTGATTTCTTTCCTTTTACGGTACCCGCAGAACGGATCACGTTTCCGAAGAGAAGCAGTTTTTCTGTTAATGTTGTTTTCCCGGCATCCGGGTGGGAAATAATCGCAAACGTTTTGCGCTTATTAATTTCCTGTTTTAAGTTCATGTATATACCTCGTTCTATATCAGTTTATTCAGCTCTTAGAGAAGAGTCGGGTTTAAATATCAAGATGCACTTCAAAAAATATACCATAAATGAAGGTTAAAAAGCTATCGGGTCCGGTGCCCAATTATCATATTCCACTTGCGCTGAATTGTCTCAATCTTTTGGTTTTCGTGAATCCGGCTATTCTTTTTTGCCGAACTGCTGTCGTTTCAGCTTTAAGAACAGACCTATTTTTGCTGCAATAGAAGGAAATACAGAGGACTTTGTCAAAGTTTCTATAATGAAATGGAGGAATGAACGTGACAGCATCCTTAACAGAACTGCTTCGCATCAATTATCCCATCATCCAAGCGCCAATGGCAGGAGGCATTACCGGCCCGGAACTGGTTTGCGCTGTGTCCCGCTCAGGCTGCCTCGGCTCAATCGGTGCAGGCTATATGGCACCTGGAGACCTTTCAGCGTTACTCTCAGATATCAAAAAGAACATCAATCAGCCCTATTCCGTCAACCTTTTTGTCCCTGAACAGCCTGATGCCTCCCGGAGTGAAATTCAAAATGCGTTTGAAGCCTTGCGCTCATTCCGTGAAGAACTCCATATAGATGAAAATCCCCCCGTATTTAATGAAGGGACGAGCATTTATGAGGAGCAGCTCGAAATCGTTTTAAAGGAAAAGGTTCCCGTATGCTCCTTTACCTTTGGCATGCCGGCAAAACACATCATTCAGGAATTAAAGGATAACGGATCCATCGTTATTGGCACGGCCACTTCCGTGATGGAAGCAATCCTTCTTGAAGAACAAGGAGTTGATGCCATCGTCGCCCAGGGAAGTGAAGCAGGCGGACACCGCGGAACGTTTTCAGGTCCGCCCTTTCATCACATGATGGGGCTGATGTCTCTCATTCCGCAGATTTGCGACTTTGTTAAAATACCCGTCATTGCAGCTGGCGGAATTATGGATGCACGAGGATATAGAGCTGCCCTTTGCTTAGGAGCGCAGGGCGTTCAAATGGGAACGGCCTTTTTAACGGCTTTTGAGAGCAGCGCTCATCCTGCATACAAAGAAGCGGTTTTGAACGCACGCGAGGATCAGGTAGTGGTTACGAATGCTTTCTCAGGAAAAGAAGCACGCGGAATTAAAAATCAGTTCATATATGAAATGGAAAAAGAAACAAGAATTCTCCCCTACCCGCTGCAAAATGATTTAACAAAGGAAATCCGAAAAGCGGCTTCGGAACAAAATAACGCAGAGTATATGTCATTATGGTGCGGACAAAGCCCTAGGCTTAGCCGCAGCCAGTCTGTAGAAAGCCTGGTTCAATCGATTTTATCTTTATCAAAGGATGCGACATTATGATTGTCACCTTTATACATTCCGAAGAAGCGGTTCCTCTCAGGCAAAAGCTGCTAAGACCCGGCCAGCCCGTAAGCTCTTGCCGCTACGAGAATGATAATAACGAAAGTTCCTTCCACCTGGGGTGCTATGAAGATGAACTCCTAATCAGCATTGCAAGCTTTTCGGAAGAAGTCATTCCGCTTCTATCTGGAGATCATCAGTACCGCTTGCGGGGCATGGCTACCCTGCAGGAATACCGAAACAGAAAGGCAGGCAGCTCTTTGCTTATTAAAGCGGAACAGGTGCTCGCCGAAAGAAAAGTGGATTTGTGGTGGTGCAATGCGAGAACAAGTGTGGAAGCGTATTACTTAAAGCAGGGATTGCATCCGGTTGGAGGAGTTTTTGAAATAGAAGGAATCGGACCTCATCAGGTCATGTATAAACAGTTAAAATAGGGATATCCAGTTGGTTTCCGCTGCAGGATGGCTCGCTCTTAGGAAAGCGAGCGCTTAAGTCTCCTCGGTCCCAAGTGCCTGCAGCCTATACCGCTTTTGTTCAAAAAAACAACAGTAATCTTTTAGGAAAGAGTCATTTTATTTAGCCAGCTTAAAAACAACTTAAGTCACTCCATCTTTTGATTGAAAATTTTAATTGAAAATCAGATTAACCTTAAGGTAAGAAAAAGAAGGAGGCGTCTAATAATGCCATTAGAAATATGGATTGCTATCGGAATAGCGCTATTTGGCGGGGCACTAGGAAGTCATATGAACAACAAGAAAAAGAGATAAAAAAAGCCTGCCACTCATTAAAGCTCGAGTAATGAGCTGGCCATTTATTTGATTTCCAGATGTTTTGTGCAATTATAAAGGCCGCATGACCACTTTGAGTCTTCTATTAGAAGATGCGTGATCGAGGTATTTTTTAATGGCTCACGTTCTTCATTCACCGGCGTTAGTTCCTGAAGAAGATGCCTGATAAATGAACCATGGGTCACCATTAGAATGTTCTTTCCGGGATGCTTCTTTAGGATCTCTTCAACAAATTCTACCCCTCTTTTTGTCACTTGCCTGGACTGCTCTCTGCCCAGGTCAAGTTCTCTCCAGCCAGTTCCCCATTTGTCCAAACGTTCAGCTTCTGTTGTTCCTTCAATTTCTCCGCCTCCAGTTTCCCGGATGCGTTCATCTGTTAACACCTCTAATCCTCCATGCTTCTTACTGATGAAATCTGCCGTTTGTTTTGCACGTAGCAGCGGACTCGAATAAAGGAGATCCCAATCTTCCCCCTTAAGACGTTCTGCCAGCATTTCCGCTTCTTTAAGCCCTTGTTCATGAAGCGGAATATCGGAGCTGCCCTGCGCTCTTCCCTCTATATTCCATTCCGTGATGCCATGTCTGACAATCCCCAACTTAGTCAATTATTCCACTTCCATTCTTTAAATTTCTTAGTGTTATAGACTATTTTATCGCGTTCTGATGGACAAGTCTCCATTGACACATTACATAGGCCATGATAATATACTTAAAACCAAGTAATTATATAGGATTAATTAAATTATCAAGAGTGAACGAGAGAACTGGCTCTATGACTTCACAGCAACCTCCATTTGGAAAGGTGCTCCTACCAGCAAAGCGCGATGCTTTGGCCGATAAAGAAATGTTGACCGTAAACTTTCTTAGCAGCCAATGCCAAAGAAGGTTTTTTTATTTGGCTGTTTCAAAGCTATCAAACAGAGTCTATTGTTTTAAGGAGGAAGGCAGTTATGAAAGAACTGAAAAGAGTAATGACTGGCGCTCAGTCCTTTTCCATTCATAAGAGTTCTGAACAGGCCATTCTTTTGTGCCATGGCTTCAACGGCACCCCTCAGAGTATGGAATCGCTGGGAGAAAAATTTGCCTCATTGGGCTATTCTGTTTATGCTCCCAGGCTTGCCGGACATGGTACATGTCCGTCCGATATGGAGCTTTGCTCGGTTCAAGACTGGTACCGCTCCTTGGAAACTGCTTATTTAAAATTAAGAAGCCGATTTAAAAAAGTATTTGTTATCGGACAATCCATGGGCGGCAGCCTGACGATTAAGCTTGCCAGCCAATTCACGCAAATCGATGGAATAGGTCTTATTAATGCAGCACTTGAAGTTCCAGAGTATGAAAAGATTGTGGGAGATACAGGTTTCATTAAAGAAGGACGGCCAGATATAAAGGATCCGTCTGTGGAGGAAATCGCTTATGAAAAAATACCTGTTAAAGCCATTTCCGAGCTGAGAAAAGCTATGAATGAAGCAAAAGTCAAGCTTGCAGAAGTCACGTGTCCAGTCGTTGTATTCTGTTCTCCGGAGGATCATGTTGTTCCTGCCGCCTGTTCTGAAAAGATTATGGAGTCCATTTCCGCCAACAGAAAAAAGGTGATTAGCCTTCCAAATTCTTATCATGTAGCCTCCATGGATTTTGACCAGGATTTGATCGTAAGAGAAGCCAATCAATTTTTTTCCATACAAAAAACAGCCCTTCCTGCTAATAGGAAGAGCATGAACGCCTGAATTCTAGGCTGCTTGAACCTTTTGATTAAGCAGCTTCGCTTGAATAAGCCGTCTTCTTACAGCAATTCCAATCCAGCTCGCCAGCGCCGCTTTTATGAGGCCAACTGCTACAAATGGCCAGACACCAACAGCAAGTGCCTTGTCCCACGGCAAACCTAAGACGATTTTTAGCCACACCGTTCCGAAGAGCAATGTAACCAGCATCCCAATCGTGTTTGCGGCGAGCGCAAACATGAGCGTAAACTTTGTTTTTTCAAGGAAATATCCTGTTAAAAACGCCGCCGCAATGAATCCGATTATGTATCCCCCGGTTGGCCCCGCCAATATGTGAAGACCGCCTTTCGCCTCCGCAAAGACAGGCAGGCCAATCATTCCAAGACCAGCATATACAGCCATAGCCAAGGCCCCATACCGGCTGCCGAGAATAGTAGCCGCAATTCCTACTGCTAATGTCTGTCCGCTAATCGGAACGATTGGAAGCGGAATTTCAATTTGTGCAAATACAGCTGTGATTGCCGCAAACATTCCAGATAAAATAAGCATGCGGAGCTTTTCCCTTTGTTTTTGCATCATTCTCTTCCCCTTTGTTAACCTTTATAAACTTAAAGTTAACATAAGGAATCGATTTCTGTAAAAGGTTTTACAGAATATAGGTTCCGCCATGCCACATTTTCTCACGGGGCTCCCTATTATTTTTTTCATAGAAAGAAACCGCGTAAATCCCTTTTTCATGATGACATTCTGATTTTCTAAAGCTTACGAACGTGTCTCCCAACGATATTTTCACGTCTTCACCCTCTTTTTCATCTTTCTCCAGCTGAAGCCACTCCGACCATTGAGAAGCCGCCTTCTCAGGATTTTCAGAGAGGTAGATGACTTCACGGATCATTTTTATTCCATTTGGGTGAGGCGCAAGTGCTCCCGTCCGAATTAAATCCTCTTTTCTAACTTCATCCGACTCGCCCCATTCGATGAAAAACGGCAGAGGAAATTCTGATTCCGGCTGTTCGGCGAAAAGCATCCTCCAGGAGATTTTGGTCCCGTCAGCCCTAGTCCGGCTTCCTGAAAAAGGACCTTTCACCGTAAGCCCTGCACCCTTCAATTTTTCAGCTAACACATCCATCTCATTGGTTCGAATGGCCATTTGACAAAGGCTTTCATTTTCCTGGCGGGCACACATTTGAATGAGCGGGTTGTCCGATTTTTCAGCCTTGTCTTTATCCTCAATTGCCAGAAATTCAAGATACGCGAGACTAAAATAGCTTAAACTGTTTGCTGTTCCCCAATTCTCATGGCTTCCCCCGGGAACTGTATGAAAACCGAGCAATTGAAATTCAGCTCCCGCTTGAACGGGCGGCTGTTTTACATAATGAACGATATGATCGAGCTTCATCTGCATCCCTCCCATTATTTAGTTTTATAGTAGAGGGATTTGGGAGAAATAACAAGAAAGCAGCTAATCTCTATAGTTATCCGTTTGGCGCTCCTCCTTAATTAGCAGTTCCCAGGAGCTTTTCCCGCGGTACTCCATTCCCCACCGATCCTTGAGCAAGCTTGCCGTTAGCCCAATAAATAAAAGACCCGCTGCAGCTAAAAGAAATTCAATCATCGTTCTCCCCCTTTTAGGTACAAGTGTATGTCAAGGGGGGAGTGGTTATGTTCGTTCGGAGGTTACTTTCCACCCAAAATACATCAGACAAAAAGGAACAAAAAACGAGCGATTCACTTCTTTTCCGACACATGAATATGAATAATAATACATGTTTATATAAATTAATCTTTATAAAATCACATTAAATCTATAAATGTATGCAAAATAACTAATATTAATTCATTTTTCTCTTTTTCTCTTGCTCAACCTGTGATAATCTTTTCTTGTATTGTAATTTTTTGATAGATACATAGAAAGGAAGGGGAACTATGGGTAAAAAGAGCTTGTCTATTTTAATGGCAATGATGGTGTTTTTCACATTTGGTTTCGCCCCGGTTCAGGCAATAACAACAAGTGAGTCTGTGTCAGCAGCAACTATGAAAGCAAGCCAGTCCCTCATCTCCATGACGGAAGAAAGAGAGATTGAAGTTACCGCCGATCTGGGTTATTCGGCAGACTTAAGCAAGCTGCAATGGACCTTTGGCGGAAAGCCTCTTGATCAGTGGAAGCAATGGGATCCTTCTGCAAAGAAATACTCCGGTTCACCTTACATTACGTTTTCAGAACCGCCTGCCTACATAGATGGAACAACCAAGATTAAAGCGAAACTGAAGTTCAGCCTCCTCTACGGAACAGAGGATGTCTCCCCAAGAAGTCTTCGCACGCTTTACCCTGCCTTAATCGGAACCTATGAATTAGCCGTAAAAGATCCTGCAAAGGGACAAGCCGCGAACGTTCCTCTTAAATTGAACGTCTATGATGAATATTTAAAATGGGATGAAATTAAGCCTGCCATCGATAAAATCAGCAAGGAAGCCATCAACGGCCGCTATGTTTCTTATCAAACGCTCGGGTCTTCATCTGAAGGAAGACCGATGCACTTTATGGTTCTCGCAAAGGATAAAGCCTCTGTTGATCAATATTTAAATCAAATCGCCCAGCAAAAACTTGAAAATCCAGCAGAATTGAAGAAAAAAATGGCAAATGGCCAGCTGAAGAATTATAAAGTGCCCATCTGGATCAACAATATCCACCCAGACGAGTCACCGGGAGTGGACGCCATTGTAGAGCTGTACCGCATTTTTGCCACAGAAAAGAGCAAATCCTTTAAAACGGCCGACAACCAGGGCCGGGAGAAGGAAACGAGTATCAATATCGACAAAGCTCTCGACAATGTCATTTTTCTTTTCAACTTCACGCAAAATCCGGATGGGCGCGTATACAATACCCGTCAAAATGCAAACGGATTTGATTTAAACCGTGACAATACGTACCAAACGCAAATCGAAACTCAAAATCTCGCAAAAGGCCTTTCAAAATGGCTTCCGGTATCCCTGCTTGATTTCCATGGATTTTACGATGAGTTTGTTATTGAACCTTGTACTCCTCCTCATAATCAAAATTATGAATATGACCTGCTTATGGATGGTATGGTCGAACAGGCAGAACAGATGGGAAAAGCGGGAATCGCCAATACAAAATATGATAGCTACCTGATCCCCTTAAAGGATTGGCCGAACAAATTCGATGATGCCACACCTTCTTACACCTCCACCTTCTCTATGTTCCATGGAGCAATGGGACATACGGTTGAGATTCCTGACCTTAATGCGGAATCCTACAAAGCTCTCGTAAATGCTGGTTTAGGGGCAGCCAAATATGTATCTGAAAACAAACAGGAGCTATTTAGGAATCAGCTTGATATTTACGAGCGCGGCATATTGGGCAAGGACGACCGGGCTACAGACAAATGGTTTGTCAATCCGGAAGGTGAAGAAATCGGACGCGACCGCAAAGGAAATAAAAGTTTTTTCCCGGATTACTATGTCATCCCTGTAGATAAGAAGCTTCAAAAGAACGTACTTGAAGCACATAAAATGGCCGACTATTTGATTCGCAATGGCATCAAGGTCAGCCAATCATCCAAAACGATTAAGGCCGGAAAACAAACGTATCCAAAGGGCTCTTATGTCATTGATATGAAACAGGCAAAACGCGGATTCGTCAATGCCGTCCTTTATGATGGAGAGGATTTATCAGATTGGGAAGAAATGTACGCTGAAGTGGTTAACAGCTTCCATGACCTCCGCGGGTTCACCCGAATGGAAGTCCGCTCTGCAAATGCCTTTGCAAAAGGACTGCAGCCGGTGAAAAAAGTGACGGCTCCAAAGACGGAGGTAAAGGAAAAAGCGGACAGCTACGTCGTTAAGAATTCCAGCAACGAAGCCGTAAAAGCCGTGAACAAGCTTCTCAGAATGAAGGCTCCCGTTCAGCAGCTGACGGCAGGAGGCAAGGGCTATGCAGCAGGAGATTATGTGATATCCGGCAAGGAATTGGGATTGGTTAAAGACAGCTATTACCTGGATCTCATGTCTTATGATAAAAAAGGCAAAACGAAAGTACTCAAGCAGCCTAAAGTATTCAGCACCGGATCGGCCGCTTCGAAATATGTACTAAAAGAACTGGGATTTGAAATTGCCAAAAGTGAAAACGAAGCCGATGTTGTAGTGGATGATGCAGGACTCGCAGCCAAGGCGCTTATCCAAACCGGCAAGCCATATATCGGAATCGGAAGCAGCTCACTGAACTTTGCAGAGAAAGAGAATCTGCTGCCGGGATTTGATTACTCCACCACCACCGGTTCCCGAGCATCCCATGAAGGACTTTTGTGGACAGATGTATCAGCAGGCCAGATGATGACAAGCGGATATGCGAAAAAAGAAAAATTATATATCGCCACAGGCTCCTACATTAAAGCTGTTCCAAAAGATGCAGCGATTCTTGCAAAAGTTGCTAATCAACCCAACTTTTTCATTAGCGGATGGTGGCCGAAGCATGAAGTTCTGCAAGGCCAAACCATTGCCTTCACGAAGGGAAATATCACCTTATTTGCAAACGACATAACCAATAAAGCACACCCGCAGTATAGCTATCGATTGCTTGCAAATTCTATTTATGCGGCGATGAAATAAAATCTTAAAGGCAGACGGTCCAAAACCGTTTGCTTTTTTTTTGGCTCCTTTCTAAAAAGATTCTTGTTCTTAAATAAGGTCTATAGACAACAATTGGTAGGTTGATAGAAGAGGGAGGTGCGAGACTCCTAAGGTAGCAGCGGAAAAGGTGAAACCCTGCAGGCACTATACTCAGAAGGCTCACCGCCGATCAGGTGGAAAACAACCGAGCCATCCTAAGATAAGCACTTGAAGCGGGAATCAACAGGGAAGCTGAAGAATACAAATGTTATTAAAATGCCCCTCTTTCTAGCATTCTTTCAACTGCGTTTTAAACAATTAAATCAGGAAAAAAGCCTGTGTTTACATAGTGGTATTTAGACCTTTTTTTATTTTATTTCATTTTTTTGAAATTTTATTGAAAACGATACCATATTAAGTTATAATCATCTCAAGATAAAAAGAAAGCGCTATCAAAAAGCGCTGGAAATGCTGCATTCTGTCATCCGTTATGCACGAATCTATTAGTCTATGTTTTGTATGGCTGAAGGACAGATCTGCAAAGCATCACTAAGTTTGATTGCAAGGAGGGGTGTTTGCGTCCGTAAAAATCTACATTGGTTTATCTGCTTTTACGAGGAAAGGCGCAATTAGCTTCTAAGGACAAGCCGTATTTATGTGTTCAGGGGTCAGCAGTGATCATGATACATATGCACATGGCAAAGAAACCAAGGCTGGATGCAAACTTAATATCGGGGAATACATTTTTAAAAACTTAGGGGGAGAAATGAACATGTTAAATAAAAAGACACTGCTGCTATCATCTGCATTAATTTTAGGTCTTGCAGGCTGTTCTACTGGCGGAGGAGACAAAACCAGTTCTTCAAGCAATAAAGGCGACGTCACCCTTAATATTTTCCAGGGTAAAGTGGAATTTAAAACTCAATTTGAAGATTTGGCTAAGAAATATGAAGAAGAGCATCCGGATGTAAGCATTAAGGTACAAACGGTAGGCGGCGGTAATGACTACGCAGGAACATTGAAAACGAAGCTTGCTTCAGGGGAAGAACCTACAATCTTTACAGTATCCGGCCAAACAGACATCGATCAGTACCGTGATCGTCTTTCAGATCTTAAAGACACGAAAGCAGCTGATTTAGCGGTTGAAGGGGCCCTTGATAACGTTAAGCAAGGTGACGAAATCGTAGGACTTCCTGTTAATCTTGAAGGATACGGAATTATCTATAATAAGAAGATTTTTAAAGACGCAGGGATTGATCCGGCTTCTATTAAGTCCATGGAAGATTTGAAAAAGGCTGCAGAAACACTTGATAGCCAAAAAGACAAGTTAAAGCTTGATGCGGTATTTGCACTGGCTGCAAAAGAAAAATGGGTTCAAGGAAACCATGCTGCGAACGTATTTGTCGGCGATGATTTCAAATACGATCCTAAAGCAACCTACGAAGCAAAAGATGTACCATTAAAAAACAGCGCTGCATTTAAGGAGTACATCGATCTTCAGAATAAATATTCTGCACAGCCGGTAATCAACCTGGATTACTCCCAGCAGGTTGAAGAATTGTTTTCTACCGGACGCGTAGCTATGATCCAGCAAGGTAACTGGGTTTATCCAACCGTTGAACAAATGGATCCTGAGCTAGCGGAAAAAGGCATTGGCATTATTCCAATCCCGTTAAACGGCGAAGCAAAAATGCCTGTAGGTGTACCTAGTTACTACGTTGTAAACAAAAAAGCAGATGAGAAACAGCAAAAAGCGGCTCGCGACTTCCTGGATTGGATGTATACTTCCGACACAGGTAAGGAAGCTGTTCTATCAGAATTTAAGTTTATCCCTGCCTATGAAGAATATGATTCAAGCAAAATCGCTGATCCACTGTCTAAAGAAATTTACAAGTATACACAGGATGGAAACACTACAACTTGGGTATTCCAGAACTTCCCTCTTGATTGGAGCGATATGTTCGGTGCTGAAGTGCAAAAGTACCTGGCAGGAAAATCTTCATGGGATGATCTTGTGAAAGAAATGCAGTCAAAATGGTCGAACGCACGTAAATAAAAGCTAGAAAAGAAAAAGATAACAAGATCTTTGTTATCTTTTTCTTTACATAATTCAGATTGAAATGAGGTTCAGCCATGATGAAAAATAAAGATGTAATGTTTTGGGTATTTCTGGCACCGGTTTTACTAGCTCTCGGCATCGTCATCATCGTTCCCCTTATATACGGCGTATACTATTCTTTTACCGATTGGGATGGAGTAAACGAAGCCCAATTTATCGGAATGGAAAACTATCTTAATCTTTTTTCGGATAAAGATTTCCTGAATTCACTCTGGTTCACCTTTAAGTTCTCAGTTGCTACCGTCATTATCGTGAATCTTATCGGTCTCGGCCTCGCAATGCTTGTTACCTCTTATATTAAATCAAAGAATTTACTTCGGACAATATTCTTTATGCCGAATCTCATTGGCGGACTGATCCTTGGTTTCATTTGGCAGTTTGTTTTCACTAAAGTTTTCGATGCGATTGGACGGGCCACAGGCATTGAATGGATGCAAGGCTGGCTATCTGATTCCACCACAGGATTCTGGGGCATGGTTATTTTGACAAGCTGGCAAATGGCCGGCTATATCATGATCATTTATGTTGCATACCTTGAAAATGTGCCGCAGGATTTGCTGGAAGCTGCAGAAATCGATGGAGCCAATTCATTCCAAAGATTCCGCAGCATTACCTTCCCTTTGGTGGCACCTGCATTTACGGTCAGCTTGTTCTTGACCCTATCCCACTCGTTTAAAGTATATGACCAGAACTTAGCCCTTACAAACGGGGGGCCTTACAATTCTACACAGGCCGTATCAATGGATATTGTTAATACAGCCTTCCAGGTTAACCAAATGGCATCTGCCCAAGCTAAAGCCATTATCTTCTTCATTATTATTGCAGCGATA
Protein-coding regions in this window:
- a CDS encoding biotin transporter BioY, which codes for MQKQREKLRMLILSGMFAAITAVFAQIEIPLPIVPISGQTLAVGIAATILGSRYGALAMAVYAGLGMIGLPVFAEAKGGLHILAGPTGGYIIGFIAAAFLTGYFLEKTKFTLMFALAANTIGMLVTLLFGTVWLKIVLGLPWDKALAVGVWPFVAVGLIKAALASWIGIAVRRRLIQAKLLNQKVQAA
- a CDS encoding M14 family metallopeptidase codes for the protein MGKKSLSILMAMMVFFTFGFAPVQAITTSESVSAATMKASQSLISMTEEREIEVTADLGYSADLSKLQWTFGGKPLDQWKQWDPSAKKYSGSPYITFSEPPAYIDGTTKIKAKLKFSLLYGTEDVSPRSLRTLYPALIGTYELAVKDPAKGQAANVPLKLNVYDEYLKWDEIKPAIDKISKEAINGRYVSYQTLGSSSEGRPMHFMVLAKDKASVDQYLNQIAQQKLENPAELKKKMANGQLKNYKVPIWINNIHPDESPGVDAIVELYRIFATEKSKSFKTADNQGREKETSINIDKALDNVIFLFNFTQNPDGRVYNTRQNANGFDLNRDNTYQTQIETQNLAKGLSKWLPVSLLDFHGFYDEFVIEPCTPPHNQNYEYDLLMDGMVEQAEQMGKAGIANTKYDSYLIPLKDWPNKFDDATPSYTSTFSMFHGAMGHTVEIPDLNAESYKALVNAGLGAAKYVSENKQELFRNQLDIYERGILGKDDRATDKWFVNPEGEEIGRDRKGNKSFFPDYYVIPVDKKLQKNVLEAHKMADYLIRNGIKVSQSSKTIKAGKQTYPKGSYVIDMKQAKRGFVNAVLYDGEDLSDWEEMYAEVVNSFHDLRGFTRMEVRSANAFAKGLQPVKKVTAPKTEVKEKADSYVVKNSSNEAVKAVNKLLRMKAPVQQLTAGGKGYAAGDYVISGKELGLVKDSYYLDLMSYDKKGKTKVLKQPKVFSTGSAASKYVLKELGFEIAKSENEADVVVDDAGLAAKALIQTGKPYIGIGSSSLNFAEKENLLPGFDYSTTTGSRASHEGLLWTDVSAGQMMTSGYAKKEKLYIATGSYIKAVPKDAAILAKVANQPNFFISGWWPKHEVLQGQTIAFTKGNITLFANDITNKAHPQYSYRLLANSIYAAMK
- a CDS encoding ABC transporter substrate-binding protein encodes the protein MLNKKTLLLSSALILGLAGCSTGGGDKTSSSSNKGDVTLNIFQGKVEFKTQFEDLAKKYEEEHPDVSIKVQTVGGGNDYAGTLKTKLASGEEPTIFTVSGQTDIDQYRDRLSDLKDTKAADLAVEGALDNVKQGDEIVGLPVNLEGYGIIYNKKIFKDAGIDPASIKSMEDLKKAAETLDSQKDKLKLDAVFALAAKEKWVQGNHAANVFVGDDFKYDPKATYEAKDVPLKNSAAFKEYIDLQNKYSAQPVINLDYSQQVEELFSTGRVAMIQQGNWVYPTVEQMDPELAEKGIGIIPIPLNGEAKMPVGVPSYYVVNKKADEKQQKAARDFLDWMYTSDTGKEAVLSEFKFIPAYEEYDSSKIADPLSKEIYKYTQDGNTTTWVFQNFPLDWSDMFGAEVQKYLAGKSSWDDLVKEMQSKWSNARK
- a CDS encoding histidine phosphatase family protein, which gives rise to MTKLGIVRHGITEWNIEGRAQGSSDIPLHEQGLKEAEMLAERLKGEDWDLLYSSPLLRAKQTADFISKKHGGLEVLTDERIRETGGGEIEGTTEAERLDKWGTGWRELDLGREQSRQVTKRGVEFVEEILKKHPGKNILMVTHGSFIRHLLQELTPVNEEREPLKNTSITHLLIEDSKWSCGLYNCTKHLEIK
- a CDS encoding GNAT family N-acetyltransferase; the protein is MIVTFIHSEEAVPLRQKLLRPGQPVSSCRYENDNNESSFHLGCYEDELLISIASFSEEVIPLLSGDHQYRLRGMATLQEYRNRKAGSSLLIKAEQVLAERKVDLWWCNARTSVEAYYLKQGLHPVGGVFEIEGIGPHQVMYKQLK
- a CDS encoding peptide chain release factor 3; amino-acid sequence: MNLKQEINKRKTFAIISHPDAGKTTLTEKLLLFGNVIRSAGTVKGKKSGKFAASDWMEIEKKRGISVTSSVMSFPYHEFHVNILDTPGHEDFSEDTYRTLTAVDSVVMIIDSTKGVEPQTIKLFKVCRMRGIPIFTFMNKLDREGRDPLELLAEIEEVLGIESYPMNWPVGMGKRFLGIYDRYSESFVRFNGNEEETVYKVNEMEEKAADIYENPTYQDTLGELELLNEAGNDFDPERVRKGELTPVFFGSALSNFGVQTFFDTFLQFAASPQPRRTNEGFIEPEKEDFSGYVFKIQANMNTKHRDRIAFLRICSGTFERGMNVTLSRTNKVIKLAQSQSFMAGDRETVDIAYPGDIIGIYDPNAYQIGDTLVAGKDRFEYEELPQFPPEMFKKVRAKNVMKSKQFKKGIDQLVQEGAIQLFRQELTDDIILGAVGQLQFEVFEERMRSEYSVEIELTSLGDRIARWIEDEKVDRKKFDNRSMLVKDRYGQYAVLFENSFTYRYFRDNNKDIKLIDLLESNDYQSYTAQ
- a CDS encoding NAD(P)H-dependent flavin oxidoreductase; the encoded protein is MTASLTELLRINYPIIQAPMAGGITGPELVCAVSRSGCLGSIGAGYMAPGDLSALLSDIKKNINQPYSVNLFVPEQPDASRSEIQNAFEALRSFREELHIDENPPVFNEGTSIYEEQLEIVLKEKVPVCSFTFGMPAKHIIQELKDNGSIVIGTATSVMEAILLEEQGVDAIVAQGSEAGGHRGTFSGPPFHHMMGLMSLIPQICDFVKIPVIAAGGIMDARGYRAALCLGAQGVQMGTAFLTAFESSAHPAYKEAVLNAREDQVVVTNAFSGKEARGIKNQFIYEMEKETRILPYPLQNDLTKEIRKAASEQNNAEYMSLWCGQSPRLSRSQSVESLVQSILSLSKDATL
- a CDS encoding alpha/beta hydrolase, with the protein product MKELKRVMTGAQSFSIHKSSEQAILLCHGFNGTPQSMESLGEKFASLGYSVYAPRLAGHGTCPSDMELCSVQDWYRSLETAYLKLRSRFKKVFVIGQSMGGSLTIKLASQFTQIDGIGLINAALEVPEYEKIVGDTGFIKEGRPDIKDPSVEEIAYEKIPVKAISELRKAMNEAKVKLAEVTCPVVVFCSPEDHVVPAACSEKIMESISANRKKVISLPNSYHVASMDFDQDLIVREANQFFSIQKTALPANRKSMNA
- a CDS encoding VOC family protein, whose protein sequence is MKLDHIVHYVKQPPVQAGAEFQLLGFHTVPGGSHENWGTANSLSYFSLAYLEFLAIEDKDKAEKSDNPLIQMCARQENESLCQMAIRTNEMDVLAEKLKGAGLTVKGPFSGSRTRADGTKISWRMLFAEQPESEFPLPFFIEWGESDEVRKEDLIRTGALAPHPNGIKMIREVIYLSENPEKAASQWSEWLQLEKDEKEGEDVKISLGDTFVSFRKSECHHEKGIYAVSFYEKNNREPREKMWHGGTYIL